TAAAGGAAGTACAGTCCAAGCTCGGGAAAAATGAATCCGGAAAAACCAAATCACTTCTCAATCTCGAAAAAAAATTGGAAAACTGGCTTGCGCAACGCTCTCTCGCTCAGATCTTGGATTGGTTCGATTGCATTGAAACCACAAAGGTACAGACTGCCATGGGCAGCTATCGATGGTCCACCGAATCAGTGGCCAGAGACAGACTGTTCTTGAAGTACTTGGGAGTGGTTACCGAATAGTGTACGCTTTAGCCGACTTTCAGGATTATATTCAAGGATGAAAACACGATATGTCTTTTTGTTGTGGTCAACGGCCGCCTTCAAGCAATGCCAACCGGTGTTCCCCAGGGTGGATAGCTTGTGGGGTGGTGTGGGGGCTGGGGGATTAAAAACCCCCGGCTACCCGATTATGCATTTTAAGTTTCTGATTCTACCATTTTTTCGACAAGAGCCACCATTTTATCTTGATTTGCCTTGCTCACATGGACGTTGATGCATACAATTTGACCGGCCTGATACCATCCTGGGCAAAAGAGAAGAAATGAACCGGGCATATCAATGCCAGGATGGAGACCTTAGGTCTGAAGCCAAGCTTCAGGGAATCGTTTACGAAAAGGCGGTGCCTATAATTTATTGTTGAATGTACTGTTCATTGTCCGAATTTTTGCGAGGTGTCTTGTCAGGTGCTTTTATATTAGGTCAGATCGAAATGAGGATTCCATGCCACTTCCCAGAGAAATCCATCTGGATCTGAGAAATAACCAGAATAACCGCCCCATTCCATGTCTTTGGCAGGTTTCTGCAACAAAGCCCCGGCCTTCCTCGCCTCTTCCATCACTCGATCCACCTCCTCTTTCGATGAAACATTATGTGCCAGAGTGAATCCTCGGAAACCGCTTCCTTGTGGATTGACCTTGGCATCGTCTGCCAGTTGATCATGGGGATACAGTGCCAGCCATGTACTGGATAGCGCGAAGAAGGTGATTCCAGGAAAGTTTCCATAGGTCGGCAGCCTTAGTCCGTCTCGGTAGAAGGTAGTAGATCGTTCTATATCTGAGACCGCCAATGTTATAATGCTGATTTTCGGCTTCATATTTTATCCCTAAGTTACACTCAATGCTCAGCTTTGATGCGGTTTTAATGGCTTTCGCTAATTAAGCTTGTAACAACCATCGTTCCTGAACAAATCGACCATAGCAGGTTTTGAATACTTTCGGTATCATAAATTTTTTCAGTCTCAGAAAATTTTTGTTTTGGATAATTTATCTGCAACTCCGTCTCCACCCCACATTACATCTGCCAGTCCTTACTTTTTTGCAAATCAGATTTGGACAGCAATAATAGACATAGTCAACTCATGCTCTTTTTGCAGCCTCCCATCCAACAATAGCTTTTTTCCTTGAAGAGCCCCACCGATATTGATGAATTTTACCCGATTTAGAAATAACTCTATGGCATGGTATCAAGTAGGCAACCGGATTAATAGCAATGGCACTCGCAACTGCTCGAAATGCTTTTGGATGGCCAATATATTCAGCAATATTTTGATAGCTCACTAAATTACCGCTGGGTATCTGCAATAAAGCTTTCCATACATTAATTTGAAAATTTGTGCCTTTGATTAAAAGGTTGAATGGGCGGGATTTTTTGGTCTTATTTAGATTGAATATTTGATTTAAAAAAGGACCAATTGATTTGGAGTTTTCACTGAACACTGCACCAGGCCATGCTTCAAAAAGCTGATGGAGAGCACCTGATTTATTGTCTTTTTGAACGAAGCCAAGATGACATATCCCTCTTTGGGTTATTGCCATCAAACACTCTCCAAAAGGGGATGCACAAAAACCATAATCAATATTTAATCCAGTTCCCTGTTTCTTGAAATCGCCAGGCGTCATCGCATCAAATGTCACAAACAAATCATGCAATCGACTTGGTCCTGAAAGACCGGATTCTAACGAAGTATCAAGAAGGCTTTTTGAATCTGCCAACCTTTTTTTAGTGTAATCCAAAGTAATAAATTGTAAGAACTGACCGGGCCCGATTCCCGCCCAACGTTTGAATATACGGTTAAAATGATATTTGCTTAAATGGACACTGTCGGCAATTTCATCAAGTGTTGGTTGAGATTTAAAATTGTCTTCAATGAAATGAATGGCTTTTTCTATCCTTTTATAATCATCTGTTTGTTGTGAATAATCATACATATCAATTTTATCCTCCTAATTGTTCTAATATTATATTTCAATTAATGTCTGATGGACACCCGAATATTGCTTAAAAATTCAGCAATATTCGGGTCGTTGATAATTAAATCATGGGTTATTGTTTAAGCAAAAGAAGAGAACTAATGATGATAAATTACATATAACCACATGATAGGAGAAAAAATGGAGACCACGGAGAAAACACAATCGGCTGAATCAGTAAACAGAGTTATGAGTATTAAAGAATGGGTTCTAATTTTTATTTTATCTATAATATGGGGTGGATCGT
Above is a window of Desulfotignum balticum DSM 7044 DNA encoding:
- a CDS encoding VOC family protein codes for the protein MKPKISIITLAVSDIERSTTFYRDGLRLPTYGNFPGITFFALSSTWLALYPHDQLADDAKVNPQGSGFRGFTLAHNVSSKEEVDRVMEEARKAGALLQKPAKDMEWGGYSGYFSDPDGFLWEVAWNPHFDLT
- a CDS encoding bifunctional helix-turn-helix domain-containing protein/methylated-DNA--[protein]-cysteine S-methyltransferase; translated protein: MYDYSQQTDDYKRIEKAIHFIEDNFKSQPTLDEIADSVHLSKYHFNRIFKRWAGIGPGQFLQFITLDYTKKRLADSKSLLDTSLESGLSGPSRLHDLFVTFDAMTPGDFKKQGTGLNIDYGFCASPFGECLMAITQRGICHLGFVQKDNKSGALHQLFEAWPGAVFSENSKSIGPFLNQIFNLNKTKKSRPFNLLIKGTNFQINVWKALLQIPSGNLVSYQNIAEYIGHPKAFRAVASAIAINPVAYLIPCHRVISKSGKIHQYRWGSSRKKAIVGWEAAKRA